The proteins below come from a single Miscanthus floridulus cultivar M001 chromosome 1, ASM1932011v1, whole genome shotgun sequence genomic window:
- the LOC136460006 gene encoding pterocarpan synthase 1-like → MAHAEALVMDGDPAEGAGRAVDALDGDPVEGEERAAGALPSDPAEGRGGEPEKRRKTGLDPCVCPQENQIRLHMYLHQFPAWPNVSNPNEVGAIGSSQPIGFGTMYVHDWFLTIGPNPNETIVARVQGFHLQAGQTATSWYTSQIIVFQDDSSFAGSTLEVLGITLPPRPSGGQWSIMGGTGTFTNAHGNIKYNDVQSTESSITDVVKELNIHIFYTPEIST, encoded by the exons atggcgcacgccgaggcgctTGTCATGGATGGAGATCCAGCGGAGGGGGCGGGGAGAGCCGTTGACGCCCTAGATGGAGATCCGGTGGAGGGGGAGGAGAGGGCCGCCGGCGCCCTTCCTTCAGATCcggcggaggggaggggaggcgagCCAGAGAAGAGGAG AAAAACAGGTCTAGATCCATGCGTGTGTCCCCAAGAGAACCAGATTCGCCTGCATATGTACCTACACCAGTTCCCTGCCTGGCCAAACGTCTCAAACCCTAACGAAGTAGGTGCGATAGGTTCATCCCAACCTATTGGGTTTGGCACCATGTATGTTCACGACTGGTTTCTAACCATAGGACCCAATCCGAATGAAACGATTGTTGCACGCGTACAAGGCTTCCATCTCCAGGCTGGTCAAACCGCCACTAGTTGGTACACTTCTCAGATTATAGTGTTTCAGGACGACAGCAG TTTTGCAGGATCCACACTCGAAGTGTTAGGGATTACTCTCCCTCCCAGGCCCTCGGGTGGTCAGTGGTCCATTATGGGTGGCACCGGAACATTTACTAATGCACATGGTAATATCAAGTACAATGATGTCCAAAGTACCGAGAGCAGCATCACTGATGTCGTAAAAGAGCTTAATATTCATATATTCTACACTCCAGAAATATCAACATAG
- the LOC136537408 gene encoding protein NEN1-like, with the protein MASTSASPSASATEPATATAPEGDPPATVLPGEGGPEIAFFDVETSVPQRAGQGYALLEFGAILVCPRRLVEVASYATLVRPADPVSAVSAASVRCNGITRDAVSGAPPFRDVADAVYNLLNGRVWAGHNIVRFDSARIREAFSEIGRSPPQPKGMIDTLPLLTQRFGRRAGDMKMASLANYFGLGKQRHRSLDDVRMNLEVLKYCATVLFLEASLPEVLTVENLVEGATRSRANGTASPDLPKPEAKSPPDSSKRQRTVSPVECVMPEEGNQRTSDPSTNRESVELVSHIEEMKLDTTTHMDASSSGYSGFLEPDDVSIECIEISVAPLHQFGQRSSIQHRDCPLQLCCAVLKVQFGVSTKFLDNAGRPKMSIVVEIPESLSKVLEFCDDLARKLSQESGSSSEWRPLIKKYGYVNRPTVRLNIPTIANSDATAYSTDICQKEPSGSIQELDFSNVATTELDSLFVKGSKVDAFFSPELYDYQQNAGIRLVAKRLVVHSN; encoded by the exons ATGGCCTCCACCTCCGCTTCCCCGTCCGCGTCTGCGACCGAGCCTGCTACAGCGACGGCGCCTGAGGGTGATCCTCCAGCTACCGTCCTGCCGGGCGAGGGGGGCCCCGAGATCGCCTTCTTCGACGTCGAGACCTCGGTGCCGCAGCGGGCGGGCCAGGGCTACGCGCTGCTTGAGTTCGGCGCCATCCTCGTCTGCCCGCGCAGGCTCGTCGAGGTCGCCTCCTACGCCACGCTCGTCCGCCCCGCCGACCCGGTCTCCGCGGTCTCGGCGGCCTCCGTGCGCTGCAACGGCATCACGAGGGACGCCGTGTCCGGGGCGCCGCCCTTCCGCGACGTTGCCGACGCAGTCTACAACCTCCTCAACG GGCGGGTCTGGGCAGGGCACAACATTGTGAGGTTTGATTCTGCAAGAATACGAGAGGCATTCAGTGAGATTGGCCGGTCACCTCCTCAACCCAAGGGGATGATCGACACCTTGCCTCTGCTTACCCAACGGTTTGGAAGGAGAGCAGGGGACATGAAG ATGGCAAGCTTGGCAAATTACTTTGGCCTGGGGAAGCAAAGGCACAG GAGTCTTGATGATGTTAGAATGAACCTTGAAGTTCTCAAATACTGTGCTACAGTTCTGTTCCTG GAGGCAAGTCTTCCAGAGGTGCTCACTGTTGAAAATCTGGTTGAAGGTGCAACAAGGAGCCGAGCTAATGGTACTGCATCCCCTGATTTGCCAAAACCTGAAGCAAAGTCTCCACCGGATTCATCAAAAAGGCAACGGACAGTTTCTCCAGTTGAGTGTGTGATGCCTGAGGAAGGTAATCAAAGAACAAGTGATCCTTCTACCAACAGGGAATCTGTTGAGTTGGTATCCCACATTGAGGAGATGAAGCTAGATACCACCACACATATGGATGCAAGTTCTAGTGGTTATTCTGGATTTCTTGAGCCAGATGATGTTTCCATTGAATGTATTGAAATCTCAGTTGCTCCATTACACCAATTTGGCCAAAGGTCATCTATCCAGCACAGAGATTGCCCACTACAGCTTTGTTGTGCAGTCTTGAAAGTACAGTTTGGTGTCAGTACAAAGTTTCTTGATAACGCAGGGCGGCCAAAGATGAGCATAGTGGTTGAGATCCCTGAGAGTCTCAGTAAAGTTTTGGAATTCTGCGATGATCTTGCTAGGAAGTTATCCCAGGAATCTGGTAGCAGTTCTGAATGGAGACCCCTGATTAAGAAGTATGGATACGTTAATCGTCCGACTGTCCGCCTTAA CATCCCTACTATTGCAAACAGCGATGCTACGGCCTACTCAACTGATATATGCCAGAAAGAGCCTAGTGGCAGCATCCAGGAACTTGATTTCAGCAATGTAGCCACCACAGAATTGGACTCCCTGTTTGTTAAAGGGAGCAAGGTGGACGCATTCTTCTCACCGGAGCTATACGATTACCAGCAAAATGCTGGCATTCGGCTGGTTGCAAAGAGGCTGGTTGTACACTCGAATTAG
- the LOC136537415 gene encoding ACT domain-containing protein DS12, chloroplastic-like, whose protein sequence is MAEMAVTVAAANGTLRTCSGVSPTAPGGRRAAVLGWWRPLAPANLRLSSPAVRVPRATSAAAVEDWSNTDIVPIPKVIIDQDSDPDATIVEITLGDRLGELLDTMNALKNLGLNVVKASVCLDSTGKHNKFSITKASTGRKIDDPELLEAIRLTIINNMIVYHPESSSQLAMGATFGPEAPTEEVDVDIATHIDIYDGPERSLLVVETADRPGLLVDLVKIISDININVQSGEFDTEGLLAKAKFHVSYRGKPLMEALKQVLSNSLRYFLRRPTTEDASF, encoded by the exons ATGGCCGAAATGGCGGTGACTGTCGCGGCCGCCAACGGCACCCTCCGGACGTGCTCCGGCGTGTCTCCAACGGCGCCCGGCGGCCGCCGTGCTGCGGTTCTTGGTTGGTGGCGGCCTCTTGCGCCAGCCAACTTGAG ATTGTCCTCTCCAGCTGTGAGGGTTCCAAGGGCTACTTCTGCTGCGGCGGTTGAG GATTGGAGCAACACTGATATAGTCCCTATCCCGAAAGTTATAATAGATCAAGACTCAGATCCGGATGCAACTATTGTAGAAATAACCTTGGGCGATCGTCTTGGCGAGCTCCTTGATACG ATGAATGCCCTAAAGAACTTGGGGCTAAATGTCGTTAAAGCTAGTGTCTGTCTCGATTCTACTGGCAAGCATAACAAGTTTTCTATAACTAAAGC GTCCACTGGCCGTAAAATTGATGATCCAGAGTTATTAGAAGCAATTCGACTGACGATCATTAACAACATGATAGTGTATCATCCG GAGTCCAGCAGTCAATTGGCTATGGGAGCAACTTTTGGGCCAGAAGCCCCTACAGAAGAG GTTGATGTGGACATAGCAACCCACATAGATATCTATGATGGCCCTGAAAGAAG CTTACTTGTGGTGGAAACAGCGGATCGTCCAGGGTTGCTGGTTGACCTTGTTAAGATCATCTCAGACATCAACATCAATGTCCAATCTGGAGAGTTTGATACTGAG GGGCTACTGGCTAAAGCAAAATTCCATGTCAGCTACAGGGGCAAACCACTGATGGAGGCTTTAAAACAG GTTCTTTCTAATAGCTTGCGCTATTTCTTGAGGCGGCCAACAACAGAGGACGCCAGCTTCTAG